The genomic DNA ATCCCCTTTTGTTTCCCCCGTCGTTCACCCCGTGCAATATCGGTCTCGCAGGGCCATCTGCATGCGCATGCGCCGGTGGCTCCTGATGCATGAGTTCCTCAGGGGAGTCTGTTACGCGCCCCAAGGGCAGGTCAAGGGAGTGAATAGGCCATCCGGCGATGACTGTCAGAGAATTCGACTGCGGATGATTTGGCGTGGTCAGAGCATTTCACCGGCGGAATATGAAGATTGAATTCACGACCGCTTCACAGGAAGGTCGGCACCTGGGAGGGAAACAAGCCGAATGGGCTCGATGACGGCGCGCCGCCTTCCATTCCGCCGGAGCCGGGGCAGGTGGGGCGCGGCGGTGCGGGCGGCAGGTACCGTAGGAGAACGATTTCGTGGGCCTCCTGGCGGGCTGCGTACACCCAGGAGGCACTCATGACGACGAACCGCGGACGCAAGGACGTCATCCGCGACCGGATGGCCGCCACCGGCGAGTCGTACAACGTCGCCGCCCGCAATCTCAAGGCGATGAAGGACATGGGCGCCACCCGTGACGCCGTCCTGACTCAGCGCTGGCACCCGGCGGACTCGCTCGATGTGCCGTGCCCCTGCGGCGGGACGTGCGAGCCGGGTGAGACGTGCGAGCGCTGCCACGCCCGGCAGCGGCACGTGGCGCGCTACCCCGGCAGCGTCACCGACGTGGAGACGTGGGTGGACCGGTACGACTGCCTGGGCTGCTCGTCCTCGTACACGCTGACCGTCGTCCTGCGCGGCCGCCCCTGGGGCGTCGCCGAGACAGTGGTTCAGGGCGGGGCGGCGGAGCCGGTGGTCAGGGCGCGGGTCTTCCCCGGCGTCGCCCACCCGCTGCTGCGCCCCGAGACCCCCGAGGACGACTGACCGGCTGGGGGCGGATGCGCCCCGCAGCCGGGCGTCGCGTCAGCTCTCGTCCGGTGCCAGGCGCAGCGAGATCGAGTTGATGCAGTACCGCTGGTCGGTCGGCGTGGGGTACCCCTCGCCCTCGAAGACATGCCCCAGGTGCGAGCCGCAGCGCGCGCACCGCACCTCGGTGCGGACCATGCCGAGGCTGCGGTCCTGGATCAGCTCGACCGCGTCCGTGTCCTTCGGGTCGTAGAAGGACGGCCAGCCGCAGTGCGACTCGAACTTCGTGTCCGAGCGGAACAGCTCGGCGCCACAGGCCCGGCAGGAGTAGACGCCGGCCGTCTTGGTGTCGGTGTACTCACCGACGAAGGCGGGTTCGGTGCCGGCCTGGCGCAGGACCGCGTACTCCGCGGGCGTCAGCTCCGCCCGCCATTCCTCGTCCGGCTTCTCGATGTCGTACGACACGGTGGCTC from Streptomyces sp. NBC_01707 includes the following:
- the msrB gene encoding peptide-methionine (R)-S-oxide reductase MsrB; translation: MSYDIEKPDEEWRAELTPAEYAVLRQAGTEPAFVGEYTDTKTAGVYSCRACGAELFRSDTKFESHCGWPSFYDPKDTDAVELIQDRSLGMVRTEVRCARCGSHLGHVFEGEGYPTPTDQRYCINSISLRLAPDES